Proteins co-encoded in one Rattus rattus isolate New Zealand chromosome 5, Rrattus_CSIRO_v1, whole genome shotgun sequence genomic window:
- the LOC116900879 gene encoding olfactory receptor 5D16-like, producing MFLTDINLTSEVTFTLLGFSDYPELQVPLFLLFLAIYSFSVLGNLGMIMIIKINPKLHTPMYFFLSHLSFADFCYSSIIAPKMLVNLVIEDRTISFSGCIMQFFLFCTFVVTELILFAVMAYDRFVAVCNPLLYTVVMSQRLCALLVLGSYAWGVVCSLTLTCSALNLYFRGFNTINHFFCELSSLIALSCSDSKLSQLLLFIVATFNEISTLLIILTSYLFIIVTALKMNSSSGHRKVFSTCASHMTAITIFHGTILFLYCVPNSKNSRHTVKVASLFYTVVIPMLNPLIYSLRNKDVKDTVSKIMKVRYFSQP from the coding sequence ATGTTTCTGACAGACATAAATCTAACTTCTGAGGTCACATTCACTCTCTTGGGCTTCTCAGATTACCCAGAACTGCAGGTTCctctcttcttgttgtttctggcAATCTACAGCTTCAGTGTGCTAGGGAATCTAGGGATGATAATGATCATTAAGATTAACCCCAAActgcacacccccatgtacttcttcctcagccacCTTTCCTTTGCAGATTTCTGCTATTCCTCCATCATTGCTCCCAAGATGCTGGTGAACCTTGTCATAGAAGACAGGACCATTTCCTTTTCAGGATGCATAAtgcagttctttctcttttgcacATTTGTAGTGACTGAACTAATTCTATTTgctgtgatggcctatgaccgctttGTGGCTGTCTGTAACCCCCTGCTGTACACAGTTGTCATGTCACAGAGACTCTGTGCACTGCTAGTGCTAGGATCATATGCATGGGGAGTGGTGTGCTCATTGACACTAACCTGTTCTGCTTTGAATTTATATTTCCGGGGTTTCAACACAATTAATCACTTCTTCTGTGAACTCTCCTCCCTGATAGCCCTTTCTTGCTCTGATTCTAAACTCAGCCAGTTACTGCTTTTTATTGTTGCTACTTTCAATGAGATAAGCACACTGCTCATCATTCTTACATCATATTTGTTCATTATTGTCACTGCCCTGAAAATGAATTCATCTAGTGGGCACCGCAAAGTCTTCTCTACCTGTGCTTCCCACATGACggccatcaccatcttccatGGAACCATATTATTCCTCTACTGTGTGCCCAACTCCAAGAACTCCAGGCACACCGTCAAAGTGGCTTCTTTGTTTTACACAGTGGTGATCCCCATGCTAAACCCCTTGATCTACAGTCTGAGAAATAAAGATGTCAAAGACACAGTCagtaaaataatgaaagtaagaTATTTTTCTCAGCCTTAA
- the LOC116900376 gene encoding olfactory receptor 5L1-like: MDEVNCTSLAEFVLLGFSDVPELAIFLFLVFLLIYGVTVIANLGMTVLIQVSSRLHTPMYFFLSHLSFVDFCYASIIVPKMFTDIINKDKVISYRECMIQFYLFCTFAITEVFLLAVMAYDRFVAICNPLLYMVVMSPKLRLVLVSCCYFYASVCSLIHLCLALEIPSFKSNVINHFFCDLPPLLSLACSDVTTSEFFLFTIVNFNEILTIVIIFTSYLFILITILKMRSAEGRRKAFSTCASHLTVIMVFHGTILFIYCQPNSGNTLDVDKVTTVFYTVVIPMLNPLIYSLRNKDVKEALRKVLGSKKFSLLSFYF; encoded by the coding sequence AACTGTACCTCTCTGGCAGAGTTCGTTCTTCTTGGCTTTTCTGATGTCCCAGAGCTGGCAATCTTTCTCTTTCTAGTGTTTCTTCTCATTTATGGAGTGACAGTCATAGCGAACCTGGGGATGACTGTGCTGATTCAAGTCAGCTCTCGTCTTCACACTCCTATGTACTTTTTCCTCAGCCACCTGTCATTTGTGGATTTCTGCTATGCTTCCATCATTGTGCCAAAGATGTTCACTGATATTATCAACAAGGATAAAGTTATTTCTTACCGGGAATGCatgattcaattttatttattttgtacttttgctATCACTGAAGTCTTCCTATTGGCTGTTATGGCCTATGACCGCTTTGTGGCCATTTGTAATCCACTACTGTACATGGTTGTCATGTCCCCAAAGCTCCGTCTAGTATTGGTGTCCTGTTGCTACTTTTATGCATCAGTATGTTCTCTGATTCACCTATGCTTAGCTCTTGAGATCCCATCATTTAAGTCAAATGTGATTAATCACTTCTTTTGTGATCTGCCTCCTCTCTTAAGTCTCGCTTGCTCTGATGTTACTACAAGTGAGTTTTTCCTGTTCACCATTGTCAATTTCAATGAGATTCTCACTATTGTGATCATCTTCACCTCCTACTTGTTTATCCTTATCACTATCCTGAAGATGCGCTCTGCAGAGGGGAGACGGAAGGCCTTTTCCACCTGTGCTTCCCATCTCACAGTCATCATGGTCTTCCATGGAACgatcctttttatttattgtcagCCCAACTCTGGTAATACTCTAGATGTTGATAAAGTGACTACAGTCTTCTACACTGTGGTCATTCCCATGCTGAATCCCCTGATCTACAGTCTGAGGAATAAGGATGTGAAAGAGGCTCTTAGAAAAGTGTTAGGGTCTAAAAAATTTTCTttactaagtttttatttttag